The following are encoded together in the Variovorax sp. PBS-H4 genome:
- the tgt gene encoding tRNA guanosine(34) transglycosylase Tgt, whose amino-acid sequence MLNFELLAVDPASHARRGTLTLNHGVVQTPIFMPVGTYGTVKGVMPRSLDEMGAQIILGNTFHLWMRPGLDVMAGFGGLHQFEKWNKPILTDSGGFQVWSLGAMRKISEEGVKFASPVNGDKLFLTPEVSMQIQTILNSDIVMQFDECTPYDTNGHITTEDEARSSMALSLRWARRCQAEFARLANPNALFGIVQGGMYENLREESLAQLVELDFPGYAIGGVSVGEPKEEMLRIMAHTPHRLPSHKPRYLMGVGTPEDLVEGVAEGVDMFDCVMPTRNARNGTLFTRFGDLKMRNARHKSDPQPIDPSCTCHACAGSAGVSWNEGGRDGFSRAYLHHLDRCGEMLGPMLTTIHNLHYYLNLMREIRAALDAGTYSQFRARFKTDRARGI is encoded by the coding sequence ATGCTGAATTTCGAACTTCTCGCCGTCGACCCCGCCAGCCACGCCCGCCGCGGCACCCTGACGCTGAACCACGGCGTGGTGCAGACGCCGATCTTCATGCCCGTGGGCACCTATGGCACCGTCAAGGGCGTGATGCCCCGCAGCCTCGACGAGATGGGCGCGCAGATCATCCTGGGCAACACCTTCCACCTCTGGATGCGACCCGGGCTGGACGTGATGGCCGGCTTCGGCGGCCTGCATCAGTTCGAGAAATGGAACAAGCCCATCCTGACCGACTCCGGCGGCTTCCAGGTCTGGTCGCTGGGGGCGATGCGCAAGATCAGCGAGGAAGGCGTGAAGTTCGCCTCTCCGGTCAACGGCGACAAGCTGTTCCTCACGCCCGAGGTCTCGATGCAGATCCAGACCATCCTCAACAGCGACATCGTCATGCAGTTCGACGAGTGCACACCCTACGACACCAACGGCCATATCACGACCGAGGACGAGGCGCGCTCGTCGATGGCGTTGAGCCTGCGCTGGGCACGGCGCTGCCAGGCCGAGTTCGCGCGGCTCGCCAACCCGAACGCGCTCTTCGGCATCGTGCAGGGCGGCATGTACGAGAACCTGCGCGAAGAGTCGCTGGCCCAGCTGGTGGAGCTCGACTTCCCGGGGTACGCAATCGGTGGCGTGAGCGTGGGCGAGCCCAAGGAGGAAATGCTGCGCATCATGGCGCACACACCACACCGGCTGCCCTCCCACAAGCCGCGCTACCTGATGGGCGTCGGCACGCCTGAGGACCTGGTGGAAGGCGTGGCCGAGGGCGTGGACATGTTCGACTGCGTGATGCCCACGCGCAATGCGCGCAATGGCACCCTCTTCACGCGCTTTGGCGATCTGAAGATGCGCAATGCGCGCCACAAGAGCGACCCGCAGCCCATCGACCCGAGCTGCACCTGCCATGCCTGCGCGGGCTCCGCCGGCGTGTCGTGGAACGAGGGGGGGCGCGACGGCTTCAGCCGCGCCTATCTGCATCACCTGGACCGCTGCGGCGAAATGCTCGGGCCCATGCTCACGACGATCCACAACCTGCACTACTACCTGAACCTGATGCGCGAGATCCGCGCGGCGCTCGATGCGGGCACCTATTCGCAGTTCCGCGCGCGCTTCAAGACCGACCGCGCACGCGGCATCTGA
- a CDS encoding LysR substrate-binding domain-containing protein, with translation MTLTELKYIVAVARERHFGKAAEACYVSQPTLSVAIKKLEDELEVKLFERSAGEVTVTPLGEQIVQQAQSVLDQAASIKEIAKRGKDPLSGPLNLGVIYTIGPYLLPDLVRQNIARTPQMPLVLQENFTVKLLEMLRAGEIDCAIMAEPFPDTGLAVAQLYDEPFMAAVPVHHPLAERESVSSDELKKETMLLLGTGHCFRDHVLEVCPEFARFSSDAEGIRKSFEGSSLETIKHMVAAGMGVTLVPRLSVPADALKPRAAKGRGREPEQIVRYLPVRDIQGGEPPTRRVVLAWRRSFTRYEAIAALRNAIYACELPGVKRLS, from the coding sequence ATGACCCTCACCGAACTCAAATACATCGTTGCGGTCGCACGCGAGCGGCATTTCGGCAAGGCGGCCGAGGCCTGCTATGTCTCGCAGCCCACCCTTTCGGTCGCGATCAAGAAGCTGGAGGACGAGCTCGAGGTCAAGCTCTTCGAGCGCAGCGCGGGCGAGGTCACGGTCACGCCACTGGGGGAGCAGATCGTGCAGCAGGCGCAGAGCGTGCTCGACCAGGCTGCTAGCATCAAGGAGATCGCCAAGCGGGGAAAGGACCCGCTGTCGGGACCGCTCAACCTCGGCGTGATCTACACCATCGGCCCTTACCTGCTGCCGGACCTGGTGCGCCAGAACATCGCGCGCACCCCGCAGATGCCGCTGGTGCTGCAGGAGAACTTCACCGTCAAGCTGCTGGAGATGCTGCGGGCGGGCGAGATCGACTGCGCGATCATGGCCGAGCCTTTCCCGGACACCGGACTTGCAGTGGCGCAGCTCTACGACGAGCCTTTCATGGCAGCCGTTCCGGTCCACCATCCGCTTGCAGAGCGCGAGTCGGTGAGCTCCGACGAGCTCAAGAAGGAGACCATGCTGCTGCTCGGCACGGGCCACTGTTTTCGCGACCATGTGCTCGAGGTCTGCCCTGAGTTCGCGCGTTTCTCGAGCGATGCCGAGGGCATCCGCAAGAGCTTCGAGGGTTCCTCGCTGGAGACGATCAAGCACATGGTAGCGGCTGGCATGGGCGTAACGCTGGTGCCGCGCCTGTCGGTGCCGGCGGATGCACTCAAGCCCAGGGCCGCGAAGGGGCGCGGCAGGGAGCCTGAGCAGATCGTGCGCTACCTGCCGGTGCGCGACATCCAGGGCGGCGAACCCCCGACGCGCCGCGTGGTGCTGGCCTGGCGCCGCAGCTTTACGCGCTACGAGGCCATCGCCGCGCTGCGAAACGCGATTTACGCGTGCGAGCTGCCAGGCGTGAAGCGACTCTCATAG
- a CDS encoding Dps family protein has translation MAKVDKKSKSAFGNAPAASAGKVPNKGGAVVAQESGGRNAPMINIGIDSEDRAAIAEGLSRVLADTYTLYLTTHNFHWNVTGPHFNSLHAMFMEQYTELWGSTDVIAERIRALGHYAPGSYAEFSNIATVPDVPKEPPKAMEMVRILMKGHETVSRIAREFIPVAEEAGDDPTADMLTARCTVHDQTAWMLRSLLED, from the coding sequence ATGGCCAAAGTCGACAAGAAGTCCAAGTCCGCTTTCGGCAACGCGCCGGCTGCTTCCGCCGGCAAGGTGCCCAACAAGGGTGGTGCGGTGGTGGCCCAGGAGTCCGGCGGCCGCAATGCGCCGATGATCAACATCGGCATCGACAGCGAAGACCGGGCCGCGATCGCCGAAGGTTTGAGCCGTGTGCTGGCGGACACCTACACGCTCTATCTCACGACCCACAACTTCCACTGGAACGTGACCGGGCCGCACTTCAACTCGCTGCATGCGATGTTCATGGAGCAGTACACCGAACTGTGGGGCTCGACCGACGTGATCGCCGAGCGCATTCGCGCGCTGGGACACTACGCCCCAGGCTCTTATGCCGAGTTCAGCAATATCGCGACGGTGCCCGATGTCCCCAAGGAACCGCCGAAGGCGATGGAAATGGTGCGCATCCTGATGAAAGGCCACGAGACGGTGTCCCGTATCGCGCGCGAGTTCATCCCGGTGGCCGAAGAGGCCGGCGACGACCCGACTGCCGACATGCTGACTGCGCGCTGCACCGTGCACGACCAGACGGCATGGATGCTGCGGTCGCTGCTCGAAGACTGA
- the recG gene encoding ATP-dependent DNA helicase RecG, giving the protein MPATAKSLPPEKPAQPAAPGAGLSAVQRALRKLGLVRDIDFALYLPMRYEDETRVVRLADTRDGDMAQIEAVVTESEVVFRPRRQLIVTVDDGSDTCQLRFFNFYPSQQKQLAVGSRIRVRGEVRGGFAGRQMMHPNVKAAGTELPEALTPVYSTIAGLPQPVLRREVRSGLARAVLDETIPAADVPHGAWDLRRALHFLHYPAPDVAMATLEDHSHPAWQRLKADELLAQQLSQLQARRARAVQRAPVLAALASEQSLSNTLRAALPFVLTGAQQRVVEEIARDLAREVPMHRLLQGDVGSGKTVVAALAAARCIDAGHQCALMAPTEILAAQHFGKLVGWLDPLLATRGLRVAWLTGSQKKKERDAMSAAAENGEAALVIGTHAVISEKVRFRRLALAIIDEQHRFGVAQRLALRGKAGGQLEPHLLMMSATPIPRTLAMSYYADLDVSTLDELPPGRTPIVTKLVAEHRRDEVIDRIRVQLEQGRQVYWVCPLIEESEAVDLRNATETRDELAAALGDQVGVGLLHSRMPTAEKQAVMESFTANRLQVLVSTTVIEVGVDVPNASLMVIEHAERFGLSQLHQLRGRVGRGAAASACVLLYAPNEGGRVGEAARQRLKAMAETSDGFEIARRDLDIRGPGEFLGARQSGAPLLRFADLSTDVLLLDWARALAPRMLDRQSELADKHVDRWLGSKAEYLKA; this is encoded by the coding sequence ATGCCCGCCACCGCCAAGTCCTTGCCGCCTGAAAAGCCCGCACAGCCCGCGGCGCCCGGCGCCGGCCTCAGCGCGGTGCAGCGCGCACTCCGCAAGCTGGGCCTGGTGCGGGACATCGACTTCGCGCTCTATCTGCCGATGCGCTACGAAGACGAGACCCGCGTCGTTCGCCTGGCGGACACGCGCGATGGCGACATGGCGCAGATCGAGGCGGTAGTGACTGAAAGCGAAGTGGTCTTTCGCCCGCGCCGCCAGCTGATCGTGACGGTGGACGATGGCAGCGATACCTGCCAGTTGCGCTTCTTCAACTTCTATCCCTCTCAGCAGAAGCAGCTGGCGGTGGGCTCGCGGATACGCGTGCGGGGCGAAGTGCGTGGTGGTTTTGCCGGGCGGCAGATGATGCATCCGAACGTGAAGGCGGCGGGCACGGAATTGCCCGAGGCACTGACGCCGGTGTACTCGACGATTGCGGGACTGCCGCAGCCCGTGCTGCGCCGGGAGGTGCGCTCCGGGCTGGCGCGCGCGGTGCTCGACGAGACCATTCCTGCAGCAGACGTTCCGCATGGAGCCTGGGACCTGCGGCGTGCGCTCCATTTCCTGCACTACCCGGCGCCCGATGTCGCGATGGCCACGCTGGAGGATCACAGCCACCCGGCATGGCAGCGGCTGAAGGCCGACGAGCTGCTGGCGCAGCAGCTGTCGCAGCTGCAGGCGCGTCGAGCCCGCGCGGTGCAGCGGGCGCCCGTTCTGGCGGCGCTGGCCTCAGAACAATCGCTCAGCAACACGCTTCGGGCTGCATTGCCCTTCGTCCTCACCGGCGCCCAGCAGCGCGTGGTGGAGGAGATCGCCCGCGACCTGGCGCGCGAGGTGCCGATGCACCGGCTGCTGCAAGGCGACGTGGGGTCCGGCAAGACCGTCGTTGCGGCGCTTGCCGCCGCGCGCTGCATCGATGCGGGCCACCAGTGCGCGCTCATGGCGCCCACCGAGATCCTGGCCGCCCAGCATTTCGGCAAGCTGGTCGGGTGGCTCGATCCGCTGCTGGCTACGCGCGGCCTGCGCGTGGCCTGGCTCACCGGCAGCCAGAAGAAGAAGGAGCGCGACGCGATGTCGGCAGCGGCCGAGAACGGCGAGGCCGCCCTGGTGATCGGCACGCACGCGGTGATCTCGGAGAAGGTACGTTTTCGCCGACTGGCGCTCGCGATCATCGACGAGCAGCACCGCTTCGGCGTAGCGCAGCGCCTGGCCCTGCGAGGCAAGGCTGGCGGGCAGCTGGAACCTCATCTGCTGATGATGAGCGCCACCCCGATCCCGCGCACGCTGGCGATGAGCTACTACGCCGACCTCGATGTTTCCACCCTCGATGAGCTTCCGCCGGGGCGCACGCCCATCGTCACCAAGCTGGTCGCCGAGCACCGGCGAGACGAGGTCATCGATCGCATCCGCGTGCAGCTCGAGCAGGGCCGGCAGGTCTACTGGGTTTGCCCCCTCATCGAGGAAAGCGAGGCCGTCGACTTGCGCAACGCGACCGAGACCCGCGACGAGCTTGCTGCGGCGCTGGGGGATCAAGTTGGCGTCGGGCTCCTGCATTCGCGCATGCCGACGGCTGAAAAGCAGGCGGTGATGGAAAGCTTCACCGCCAATCGGCTGCAGGTGCTGGTCAGCACGACGGTGATCGAGGTGGGCGTCGACGTTCCCAATGCCTCGCTGATGGTGATCGAGCATGCAGAGCGTTTCGGTCTTTCGCAACTGCACCAGCTACGCGGCCGGGTGGGCCGCGGCGCCGCCGCCTCGGCGTGTGTGCTGCTCTACGCGCCGAACGAGGGCGGCCGGGTCGGAGAGGCAGCGCGACAGCGGCTCAAGGCCATGGCCGAGACCAGCGACGGTTTCGAGATCGCGCGGCGCGACCTCGACATCCGCGGTCCCGGCGAGTTCCTCGGCGCGCGGCAGTCGGGGGCCCCGCTGCTGCGCTTCGCGGACCTCAGCACCGACGTCCTGCTGCTCGACTGGGCGCGCGCCCTTGCGCCGCGCATGCTGGACCGGCAGTCAGAGCTGGCAGACAAGCACGTCGACCGCTGGCTCGGCAGCAAGGCCGAGTACCTCAAAGCTTGA
- the proC gene encoding pyrroline-5-carboxylate reductase, whose protein sequence is MNIAVTFLPRQERNPLPPIGFIGGGNMASAIIGGLIKRQVPAATFEVVEPALEPRERLRRDFGIAAHAQAGAALERCGVLVWAVKPQSFAEAALAVRGLAKDALHLSVAAGIPSDSIARWLGTEQVVRAMPNTPALVGKGVTGLFARTAVEPAGRKQVEQVLEATGELLWVEAESALDAVTAVSGSGPAYVFYFIEAMTEAGVELGLTPEQAHRLAVGTFVGASTLANDATEPPAVLRERVTSKGGTTFAAITSLESADVKAKFKAAIRAAHQRASELAEEFGRG, encoded by the coding sequence ATGAACATCGCCGTCACTTTCCTGCCCCGTCAAGAGCGAAATCCTCTTCCTCCAATCGGCTTCATCGGCGGCGGCAACATGGCTAGCGCCATCATTGGCGGGCTGATCAAACGACAGGTGCCAGCGGCGACCTTTGAAGTGGTCGAGCCGGCGTTGGAGCCGCGTGAGCGGCTGCGGCGCGACTTCGGCATCGCAGCCCACGCCCAGGCCGGCGCGGCGCTCGAGCGGTGCGGGGTGCTGGTCTGGGCCGTCAAGCCGCAGAGTTTTGCAGAGGCCGCGCTTGCCGTCAGAGGGCTGGCCAAGGACGCGCTGCATCTCAGCGTCGCCGCCGGCATCCCCTCCGACAGTATCGCGCGCTGGCTTGGCACGGAGCAGGTCGTGCGCGCCATGCCGAACACGCCGGCGCTGGTCGGAAAGGGCGTGACTGGCCTGTTCGCGCGAACGGCTGTCGAGCCAGCCGGGCGCAAACAGGTCGAGCAAGTGCTGGAAGCCACCGGCGAGCTGCTGTGGGTGGAAGCCGAAAGCGCACTGGACGCGGTCACCGCGGTATCCGGCTCGGGACCCGCCTACGTGTTCTATTTCATCGAGGCGATGACGGAGGCAGGCGTGGAACTGGGTCTCACGCCCGAGCAAGCGCACCGGCTGGCCGTCGGCACCTTCGTTGGCGCCTCGACCCTGGCGAACGACGCTACCGAGCCGCCCGCCGTGCTGCGTGAGCGCGTGACCTCCAAGGGCGGAACCACCTTTGCCGCAATCACCTCGCTCGAGAGCGCCGACGTCAAGGCGAAATTCAAGGCTGCAATTCGCGCTGCCCACCAGCGCGCGTCGGAATTGGCCGAGGAATTTGGCCGCGGTTAG
- the queA gene encoding tRNA preQ1(34) S-adenosylmethionine ribosyltransferase-isomerase QueA, which produces MRAFTLSDFDFDLPPELVAQHPAAERSASRLLDGTGDPPTDRIFKDLPSLLRAGDLLVFNDTRVVKARLYGEKPTGGKLELLVERVLKDHEVVAHMKVSKKPPLGTVLAMRGGFRATLLGRWPDEQGALFRLRFDSPTGKDPYALMARCGHVPLPPYIEHADSQEDERRYQTVFARVPGAVAAPTAALHFDEALLNELEARGVQRASVTLHVGAGTFQPVKTENIAEHQMHSERYEVPQATQHAIAEAKARGGRIVAVGTTTVRTLESWAQSGQASGDTRIFITPGFAFAHVDLLVTNFHLPKSTLMMLVSAFAGHERVMALYAHAIRARYRFFSYGDAMLLARTNRSTHEAC; this is translated from the coding sequence ATGCGCGCCTTCACGCTTTCCGATTTCGATTTCGATTTGCCGCCCGAACTGGTGGCCCAGCATCCCGCAGCCGAACGCAGCGCCTCGCGCCTGCTCGATGGCACAGGCGATCCTCCCACCGATCGCATCTTCAAGGATCTGCCCTCACTGCTGCGCGCGGGCGACCTGCTGGTCTTCAATGACACTCGCGTGGTCAAGGCCCGCCTCTACGGCGAAAAGCCCACCGGCGGCAAGCTCGAGTTGCTCGTGGAACGCGTGCTGAAGGACCATGAGGTGGTGGCCCACATGAAGGTCAGCAAGAAGCCACCGCTCGGCACCGTCCTGGCCATGAGGGGCGGCTTCCGGGCGACGCTGCTGGGCCGCTGGCCCGACGAGCAAGGCGCGCTGTTCCGCCTGCGCTTCGACAGCCCCACAGGCAAGGACCCCTATGCGCTGATGGCGCGCTGCGGTCACGTGCCCTTGCCACCCTATATCGAGCACGCCGATTCGCAGGAGGACGAGCGCCGCTACCAGACGGTGTTCGCTCGCGTGCCCGGCGCGGTGGCGGCACCCACGGCGGCGCTGCATTTCGACGAGGCGCTGCTGAACGAGCTCGAGGCAAGGGGTGTTCAACGCGCCAGCGTCACGCTGCATGTGGGCGCTGGCACCTTCCAGCCTGTCAAGACCGAGAACATCGCCGAGCACCAGATGCATTCCGAACGCTACGAGGTGCCCCAAGCGACGCAGCACGCGATCGCCGAGGCCAAGGCTCGCGGCGGCCGCATCGTCGCCGTGGGCACCACCACCGTGCGCACGCTCGAGTCGTGGGCCCAAAGCGGCCAAGCCAGCGGCGACACCCGCATCTTCATCACACCCGGCTTCGCCTTCGCCCACGTCGACCTGCTCGTCACCAACTTCCACCTCCCGAAGAGCACGCTCATGATGCTGGTGAGCGCCTTTGCCGGCCACGAACGCGTGATGGCGCTCTATGCCCATGCAATCCGCGCGCGCTACCGCTTCTTCAGCTACGGCGACGCGATGCTGCTGGCCCGGACGAACCGATCAACACACGAAGCATGCTGA
- a CDS encoding SDR family NAD(P)-dependent oxidoreductase, with protein MTATDSTYSARYPSIAGRSVFISGGATGIGEALVRAFHAQGANVGFCDIDVAAGQALAGTLQGSNAVLFQACDVTDVAALQAAIAATRARFGPIRVLLNNAANDRRHDMADVTSEEFDALVAVNFKHQFFAAQAVAEDMRASGGGSIINFGSVSWMIKGAGYPVYQACKAAAQGLTRSLARDLGKANIRVNTIVPGWVMTERQLKLWVKPESEAQIDAAQCLPGRVMAQDIASMALFLAADDSRMCSAQDYVVDAGWT; from the coding sequence ATGACGGCAACGGACTCCACCTATTCGGCGCGCTATCCATCGATCGCCGGGCGCAGCGTCTTCATCTCCGGCGGCGCCACCGGGATCGGCGAAGCGCTGGTGCGGGCCTTCCATGCGCAGGGCGCGAATGTCGGCTTCTGCGATATCGATGTCGCGGCTGGCCAGGCACTCGCAGGCACGCTGCAGGGCAGCAACGCGGTGCTCTTTCAAGCGTGCGACGTCACCGATGTCGCCGCGCTGCAGGCTGCCATTGCCGCAACCCGTGCGCGCTTCGGCCCCATACGCGTGCTGCTCAACAACGCCGCCAACGACCGCCGCCACGACATGGCCGATGTCACGAGCGAGGAGTTCGATGCGCTGGTGGCGGTCAACTTCAAGCACCAGTTCTTCGCCGCACAGGCCGTGGCCGAGGACATGCGTGCATCGGGGGGCGGCTCGATCATCAACTTCGGCTCGGTCAGCTGGATGATCAAGGGCGCCGGCTATCCGGTCTACCAGGCCTGCAAGGCGGCTGCGCAAGGCCTGACGCGTTCGCTTGCACGCGACCTCGGCAAGGCCAACATCCGCGTCAACACCATCGTGCCCGGCTGGGTGATGACCGAGCGCCAGCTGAAGCTGTGGGTCAAGCCCGAGTCGGAGGCCCAGATCGACGCCGCGCAGTGCCTGCCCGGCCGCGTGATGGCTCAGGACATCGCCAGCATGGCGCTCTTCCTCGCGGCAGACGATTCGCGGATGTGCAGCGCCCAGGACTACGTGGTGGATGCCGGCTGGACCTGA
- the ubiA gene encoding 4-hydroxybenzoate octaprenyltransferase, which produces MSASLVTAGRSRLSLYLDLIRWNRPAGWLLLLWPSLAALWFAADGFPGWHLLVVFVLGTILMRSAGCCVNDVADRDFDRHVKRTAQRPVTSGALSVVEALSLGAFLALAAFALVLTTIRATVLWSFAALGVTLVYPFAKRFMSIPQAVLGIAFSFGIPMAFAAVQSSVPVFAWWLLVGNLFWVLAYDTEYAMVDRDDDLKIGMKTSAITFGRFDVTAVMASYAIYLGIWAAAGTSRQLAPAFHGAIALAAAQALWHWKLIRGRTRDGCFKAFRLNHWLGFTVFAGVVSGYLLR; this is translated from the coding sequence ATGTCCGCATCCCTCGTCACTGCCGGTCGCAGCCGTCTTTCGCTCTACCTGGACCTGATCCGCTGGAATAGGCCTGCAGGTTGGCTCCTGCTGCTGTGGCCTTCCCTCGCCGCCCTCTGGTTCGCGGCTGATGGATTTCCCGGCTGGCACCTGCTCGTCGTCTTTGTGCTCGGCACCATCTTGATGCGCAGCGCCGGCTGCTGCGTCAACGACGTTGCCGACCGCGATTTCGATCGGCACGTCAAGCGTACAGCGCAGCGGCCCGTCACCAGCGGTGCGTTGTCGGTCGTGGAGGCGCTGTCGCTGGGGGCCTTCCTCGCACTCGCCGCTTTCGCGCTGGTGCTCACGACCATCCGTGCGACGGTGCTGTGGTCCTTCGCGGCGCTGGGAGTCACGTTGGTTTATCCCTTCGCCAAGCGCTTCATGTCCATTCCGCAGGCGGTCCTGGGCATCGCCTTCAGTTTCGGCATTCCAATGGCTTTTGCGGCTGTGCAGTCCTCGGTGCCGGTTTTCGCCTGGTGGTTGCTGGTGGGTAATCTGTTTTGGGTCTTGGCCTACGACACCGAATACGCGATGGTCGACCGCGACGACGATCTCAAGATCGGGATGAAGACGTCAGCGATTACCTTCGGGCGCTTCGATGTGACCGCCGTCATGGCCAGCTACGCCATTTATCTCGGCATCTGGGCCGCCGCCGGCACGAGCCGTCAACTGGCTCCTGCTTTCCATGGCGCCATTGCCTTGGCGGCGGCGCAGGCGCTATGGCATTGGAAACTGATCCGCGGGCGTACGCGGGACGGTTGCTTCAAGGCTTTCCGGCTTAACCATTGGCTGGGCTTCACCGTGTTTGCCGGCGTCGTGAGCGGCTACCTGCTGCGCTGA
- a CDS encoding DUF2145 domain-containing protein yields the protein MHLLAAAVAVVLAGLFLFPLNAHAGRSCETHGLSAASITKGMELAQRTAQQLDASGAQVVLLARAGQDLGKYGLHYSHMGLAYKTEAGAWRVVHKLNQCNTATAAVYRQGLGEFFLDDLWRHEAAWVVPTPAVQAQLRAALDESPSRITRLHTVPYSIVSYAWGDKYQQSNQWAIETLAAAMEPATIRTRGQAQAWLKFKGYEPTTLKLGPLTRLGGRVSAANVAFDDHPNDKRFSDRIETVTVDSVFAWLPRAGLGAAPVTLRL from the coding sequence ATGCACCTGCTCGCGGCCGCGGTGGCGGTGGTGCTGGCGGGCCTTTTCCTGTTCCCGCTCAACGCGCACGCGGGGCGGTCCTGCGAGACCCACGGGTTGAGCGCGGCTTCGATCACCAAGGGCATGGAGCTCGCGCAGCGCACCGCACAGCAACTCGATGCCAGCGGCGCGCAGGTGGTACTGCTGGCGCGGGCGGGTCAGGACCTGGGCAAGTACGGGCTGCACTACTCCCACATGGGCCTGGCCTACAAGACCGAGGCGGGAGCCTGGCGCGTGGTGCACAAGCTCAATCAGTGCAACACCGCGACCGCGGCGGTCTACCGTCAGGGACTTGGCGAGTTCTTCCTCGACGACTTGTGGCGCCACGAAGCCGCATGGGTGGTGCCGACACCCGCCGTACAGGCGCAGCTGCGGGCGGCGCTGGACGAGTCGCCCTCGCGCATCACGCGGCTGCACACGGTGCCCTACAGCATCGTGAGCTACGCCTGGGGCGACAAATACCAGCAGTCGAACCAGTGGGCCATCGAGACGCTCGCGGCGGCGATGGAGCCAGCGACGATCCGTACCCGCGGGCAGGCGCAGGCGTGGCTGAAGTTCAAGGGCTACGAGCCCACCACGCTCAAGCTGGGGCCGTTGACGCGCCTCGGGGGCCGCGTCAGCGCTGCCAATGTGGCCTTCGACGACCATCCCAACGACAAGCGCTTCTCCGACCGCATCGAGACCGTCACGGTCGACTCGGTCTTCGCCTGGCTGCCGCGCGCGGGCCTCGGTGCAGCGCCGGTGACGCTCAGGCTCTAA
- a CDS encoding zinc ribbon domain-containing protein, producing the protein MSSKSLRLSEKWFRRGLWVVALVFASFLVGLGSTVVGDLPRVERTLTLDDFIDRPAAEPLRRTIQAGQRTEQESTREREQAELALVAAQQASRAARETFGNWLATRRVTAQPDQDSELIARTKALDALKAKEDEAQRAVGTQRQIALDARQARQAAQEKLAGLEEMARSALEAENRRVELRVFAYRLTLTLPLLVIAGWLFAKKRKSTWWPFVWGFIFFALFAFFVELVPYLPSYGGYVRYAVGIVLTVLVGRYAIIALNRYLVRQKLAEAQPDMVRRNELSYDTALARLAKSVCPGCERPVDLKSTEIDFCPHCGIGLFDHCRVCKARKSAFSRFCHACGTVATAPVAGNAPPLQVQPASTT; encoded by the coding sequence ATGAGCAGCAAATCCCTGCGCCTGTCTGAAAAGTGGTTCCGCCGCGGCCTGTGGGTGGTGGCGCTGGTGTTCGCAAGCTTCCTGGTCGGGCTGGGCAGTACCGTCGTGGGCGACCTGCCGCGGGTCGAGCGCACGTTGACGCTCGATGACTTCATCGACCGACCCGCGGCCGAGCCGCTGCGCCGGACCATCCAGGCCGGCCAGCGTACCGAGCAGGAGTCCACGCGCGAGCGGGAGCAGGCCGAGCTCGCGCTGGTCGCCGCACAGCAGGCCAGCCGGGCAGCGCGAGAGACCTTCGGCAACTGGCTGGCCACGCGGCGCGTGACCGCGCAGCCAGACCAGGACAGCGAGCTGATCGCTCGCACCAAGGCGCTCGACGCGCTGAAGGCCAAGGAAGATGAAGCGCAGCGTGCCGTCGGGACGCAGCGCCAGATTGCGCTCGACGCCCGCCAGGCACGCCAGGCCGCGCAGGAGAAGCTTGCGGGCCTTGAGGAGATGGCGCGCAGCGCGCTCGAGGCGGAGAACCGGCGCGTCGAATTGCGCGTGTTCGCCTACCGGCTGACGCTCACCCTGCCGCTGCTGGTCATCGCTGGCTGGCTGTTCGCGAAGAAACGCAAGAGCACCTGGTGGCCTTTCGTCTGGGGCTTCATCTTCTTCGCGCTGTTCGCCTTTTTCGTCGAGCTCGTCCCTTACCTGCCGAGTTACGGTGGCTATGTGCGCTACGCGGTGGGCATCGTGCTCACCGTGCTGGTGGGGCGCTACGCCATCATTGCGCTCAACCGCTACCTGGTACGCCAGAAACTGGCCGAGGCGCAGCCCGACATGGTGCGGCGCAACGAGCTGAGCTACGACACCGCGCTGGCGCGGCTGGCCAAAAGTGTCTGCCCCGGCTGCGAGCGGCCGGTGGATCTCAAGAGCACCGAGATCGACTTCTGCCCGCACTGCGGTATCGGCCTGTTCGACCATTGCCGCGTGTGCAAGGCCCGCAAGAGCGCGTTCTCCCGCTTCTGCCACGCCTGCGGGACGGTCGCGACAGCGCCCGTGGCTGGCAACGCGCCCCCGCTTCAGGTCCAGCCGGCATCCACCACGTAG